The Hevea brasiliensis isolate MT/VB/25A 57/8 chromosome 9, ASM3005281v1, whole genome shotgun sequence nucleotide sequence gttCCCTTCTTATTATGTTGGTTTAGATTGCATGTTTGTGATATTgctttatttgatttaattgtgtCTTGATTTTGCATTAATTGATTTAATAATTTCTCATATTGTTTATGTTTTTTGGGTGCTGTTCTTGCCTTCTGTTGTATTGTGATTTAGTGTATTTTGTTTGCTGATTGAATTTTGTTCAAAGGTTATCCTCGCTGCCCATTTAGGATCTGCTTTTCAAAAAAAACAGCTCATTTTGCTAAAAATTTTTTGCTCGCTCGGTTTTGAGGCTTGATAAGGAATTCGAGCAGCTCATTCTTACTCCCCTCAAGTTATTCATACATTCAATTTACCTTTGAATGTATCCTAGCTAACTTACCTCCAGCACCAAAATATCCAAGGGAAGGCTTCTGATGGAAATGAACTACATGCTAGCATGTGGTTCTGCTGAAGCTTCTTTGAGGTTATTATGGAAATTTGGGCTTCTTGAAATACTTCTGCCCGTACAGGTTTGTATTTGATATTTGAAGTTTCGTTTGAGTGTTTTTTTGCAGGTCTAATATTCATTCATCATGCAGGAAGCATATTTTGTTGACTATGGTTTTAGGAGACATGACAAGTGATCTAATATGCTTTTGCTAAGTTAATACATATTGTTTTGATTACTCATTTTGTGCTTATGGAGTATATGCAAGATTTAGAAGCATTTTAAGGTGTCTGTTTGGTCAAGCATCATTGATTTTCTCTATCATACCAAACATACAAGTCTCTGCCAAAGCTTGATCACCTTTTTCATTGTTTACTGTTTAGCACTGGGAAAGACATTAAAAAGCATATAATTCCTTAAAGTTGGACTTAGTTTCCTTCATTATAATAGTCCTTAAAATATTCCAAAGCATAAGCTAACCCAACTAGCGTGTCTCAAAGTATATGCTTGAATCTGGAATTTGTTTTCTATGCTGTGGTTATTCTAAATTCTGTGTTTTCAATTAAGCCAATTGTGTTGATTTTTGGAGAAATTTATTTCATTTGCTTATATTTTTAGTTTGGATGTTTTCATTTGCTTGGTTCTATTTAGATTCAAGAAGTTGGATTTTAaggattatatttaattttccatATCTTTAGCTATCTATAAAATCTGATTAAGGATTCCAATTAGTTTGAAATGGATAAATCCTATTAGTTTCTGTTCTTAAGCCAATTCAAGCTGATTTTGGCAGCTAGCTTTTATCTTATTGATGTATCGATATTGTGCATGTTATAGCAGTTAAAAGTTTTTTATATAAGAAAGAATTAGCGATAATGCCttctaatattattattattattattattattattatttacttctGAGTGCAATAATATGCTCTGGATAGAAAAGAGAAGTTCTTGATAGGATTTAAGTAAATGCTCATTTAATATGAAAGGGAGAGAATCTAAAGAAATTAGTCACTAATTGAAAATATCTATTATGAAGTTGATTGGAGCTTGATGTTAACCTGGTTGCTTATATGTGTATTAGCGCAGTTCCCTTTATTGTTGTTCTTTTGTTTCCTCCAAGGTTTGAGTTTTtctcttcaatatttttctctgcCATGTCATTTACTTTTCTTGCAATTGTCACCTTGCtaactcttttctttttctctctctctttttttacaTGCTTTGCTCTGCCAGCTGCTGCAAGAACCAAGTGCTTTCAGAGGTTATTTGCTTTTGGAGTTCATGCtttctttcttttatgtcttgGTATTAACTTTAAATTTTGGGTTATATTGTTTTCTGTTTGTTCCTATTTTCGGTCCTTTTTTCGCTTCGGGTTTATTggtgttttaatttttatttttttattttttatttttggctTTTCTGGGGTATCTCTTTGATTCTGCTGCTCTTGCTATGTTTTTGGTGTTATCAGTTATTGCTTTCCTTTTGTTGCTGGCTTCTGTAATCAATAGAGATTTGCATGGTCTGCTGTGCTGTCCTTTGTATGTATTTTTGCTCTGGTGTGGTTAGCTACGTAGTTTGTTCTGATTATGCCTGAGTTATTGTTATGTTAACTATGCTGCCCCCTGTTCTCTTTCTATTTTAAATTTGCTTGTTCAATGAGTGAAGACACCTAGACTGGCGTGCTTTAGTTTACATGATCATGTCGTTGCTGAAAATCTTTATGATATAGTTATGCTGCCTCTGTTGTACTTGCAGGTTTCAATTGTTTTTGGATTTGATTTTGTTATGTCTCATTTTATTTATCGATTAGtctacacaaaaaaaaaaaaatatatggagTGATGCCATTGCATGTTTTTATGCAATAAATGACATTGTAGAAAAAAGATCAATCTCCAATTCTATATTTTTCTATTTCTAATTATAGATCAATTCATTCTTGTGATCAAGCAAATACCATTCTTTGATATGCAAATGATGAAGTGAGTGAAAACTGAAAACCCATgtgcaatttcaagaattcaagtcCATATTTAATGAGTGGAAGAGATGAAGAGAGAAAAAGGTTGATTGGTGTAGTGGTAGGctgaaaatataagaattaaaaataGCAGGCATTAGTTCTGCTACTTTTtccctttatatatttatatatcttatatatttatatatcttTAACTGGTCTATTTGGATCTTCCAATTCTATTAGAACCACAAGAGATGATATTGGATAGCTTCTTGATCCTACTTCCAAGAGGATCTCTTCGCCACAAGCAGTTTTATATGAAAATTCTACATTAGTTAAGATTATGGAAGTTGTCCTttgctttattattattattattagtgcaGGACAATGAGTCTAATAATGGAGTTgatttggattagtcttgcaacAAATGGTGAACATGGCTTACCAAGCTTGGATGAATTGTTCCAATGAAATTTATGCTTTGAAATGAATTTTCAGATGTTGTTTCTGGAATTTCTACTATTCTTTtgccttttctttgattttctattttttgtaaaataatgAAGAAGGGTAAGATCCTTCCTCTGTTGCCACTATTCATTTACTTCTGGGTTGTTTAGTGATTTGTTGATGAGTTAGCTCCTTGACCCACATTGTTTGTGTTTATTGTTATTGTGTTAATTTCTATTTTACTTGCTCTTTTGTTTTCACTGAAATTGGTATTTTGATCTTCTGTTGATATTTCTTTCCAAGTACTGCAATTTTTCTATATGACACCTTCCACATGTTTAGTGTTCACCTTTCCTCTCAAATGGCAAGGTGTAAAAACGAGAAACTAAGGTGCCTTTGTCTTTGCTTTTGATTCACCAAATACATTATATTTTCTGTTtttatttgtatgaaatgactaaaGTATGTTGATTATGGAATTACAGTCATATATTATGGCTCAATTTTTATCCTCTATTCATTTTATTTCCTATGCAGCAGAATTTTTATATGATAAGAAGAGACAAGAACAGAACATTTTTGAGGGTTTTAAAGATTGATCGGTTAGAACCATCTGAACTATATATTCTTGAAGATTCTACAACCTACTCAGAAAGTGAATGTTGTGACCTGCTAAGGCGAATACATGAAGGGAATAAATCAACTGGCGGACTTAAATTTGTAACTACTTGCTATGGAATAGTTGGTATGTATACGATATTGTTCTATCTAATCTCTTGCATCCATTTCATTATAGAGCTCATGAATTCTTCTTTGGTCGGAATAGgtttcaataaatttttgggacgCTATTACATTTACTAATAACAAAAAGAAGGAAAATTGGTGCAATTTATGGTGATGCAGTATATGCCGTCACCAAGAGCGAGATGATTCCTATTCCAAATTTTTTTATGCTGTTCAATATGACATTCTAAGAATGAAAACAGAATGCAAATGTAATATGTACTTGGTGCTTCTAAAGAGACTTATGAGATTAGTTGTCAACATTGTGCACTTTTCATTTGTAATTAGATGAGGATTTTATCATTGtggttttattttctttcattattttttgGGACAAATGGTCTGAGTTGGGCATTGTCTATTATTAGGCAAGTTCAACACTCTGGTTTGGGCTTCATCACGTCCGCATTCTGTCTTGAGCTGGTCTGCAGAGGTGCTTGCCAGGTCCAAGCCTTGACCTTCGTCTCACTTCTTCTTGGTCTCACAAACTCACTACCCACGCAGTTCAAAGCATTCaaggtcttatctttattttattttctttgctTAATTCATGTTACATCTGCTAAATCGGTGTCTATTCCGCATCTGCATTGTATCTAATCCCTTACCCTTTTCAAAATTGATTTTCTTCCATTTCACTATTAAATTTAACAGAAGTTTTGATGATTGGAAAGTATAATTATCATTAAAATGGGTAAGGTGAATGTTACATTAATGCATAAAGAAATTATGGCTTCATGCTTATCTCATTCGCTGTAACGATCTTCTTAAGTTGCCTACAAGATGTTCACATAATTGTCTAGGTGGGGTTGACGATGCCTACTGAGTTGTGTAGAATTCATTTTCTGTTTTGTtttactaaattaattatattttttttggtTACTGTAAAAGAAAAAGAGTGAGGAAAAGGATATATGAAGGGATCTAAGTTATTCCATTTATTAACTGAAGGGCAATTAATGTCCCTTTTCCTACACAAAGGGCAACTGAAATTCCCTTCAATTGGAAACAAGATTGTCTTCCTTGGAAGCAAAAGCAAAAAGTTTGATTTAAGGGACTCATTTGCTGCTCTGCGCCTTTGCCTGTGGTTTAACAATTAAAAAGCACAAGATCTACTTTCTAAAGCATTTAAAGTCTTCATTAATCCACAATATATATGTACTTATTTATTGTCTGGTGTTCATGCTTTCTGATTTTTAGTTTAACTGCGAAAGAAAatcatattattaaaatatattatttttgttaTTATACTCTCTATCTCACTATTACGTACATAGACGGATTTCCGTCTTTCAATGTTCTTAACAGGCAGAAACTTCAACTAGTGGGTGGTGTTTCCTCAATGCTCATTGCATCATAAGAACTTGATTAAGGCTTATTGTTCAACTGAAGTTTGTAGATTTTGCAGAGTTTGCTTACATTTCTTTATTGTGATTGCAATATGTAGAAAATATGAAGAAATCGACCTCTAAATGTGGAAGACTTTTGCTATATAATTGATAATACGTACACCAAAGAAGAGGTAATTCCTGGCTTTAGGTAGAATATTTGAAAAATTTTCAGTTCATCCAATATAGTTTGAAGTGTTATTGGACAATTTACTTTCTCAATAATAgtgtttgaaacaattattgatTTATTAAATATACTGATAGTACACtggttaaattttatttatttgtttatattttttttatgaatgcAGTGAATACAATTTAGCTATTCAAAGGAGATATGAAATTGAACATGATGTCTTCGGTGAGAATTGTAATGTTTGCTTACCGTTACCTGATCAATGTTGCTGTTCAGTGGTTCAGAAGAATTTTGCAGTCATCAGTCTTTTTGCATGTTTATAATAGCAATTGTGGTGCAGGAACATCAACATGTCAATAGGGAAAGTTCTATTGTCAGAATACTGGGCATCTTCCTGTTTCATTACCTTCTTCAAGGGTGAATGGCATCTGTGGTGTGATTGATTATATAATTGTGAATCTGTTCTGGATTTGTGATTAAACTTTGCCAGGTTGTTCCAGTTGATTCTCTCACCTATGCTCTTCTTTCTACAATTTTCTCATTTTGTGATTAAACTTGGTCATATTGCTAAAAGCATCCTTATATGAAAACTAAGAATATAACTACAAGGATAAGTGATTTGTTTCAACTTTGGATTTATTTCAACTTGAATTTAGGAAAAAATGCAGCTTAATACTCCCATCTATATTCATAGTAATATAATATTAAGTTATTGTGTTGTTCTAGCATTTGCATATACTCCATTTATTCCTTTTCTTTGTAACTGAATCATGAATTGTTTTGTTTGCAATGATGAATGGTTATATTTCAAATTGttggttgaaaaattgaaagattTGGGAGATGAGATGGGTGATGAAGTTTACAAGTCGTCCTCCGATTATTTAATGGAGATAAATGAATACAACCTCTGTGGAGGCTACCTTGAAAGAGGGAACCTCATTTATATTAAAGCAATGGCAAATAGCTAAATGCAAGAGTCTCCTATAAAGGTTGGTAGAATTCTCaatgattgaaaaaaaattgTCTATTCATTGATTTTTCACTTTATAATCATCGTCTATATTGATTTatgcaatttttttatttttttttttaaatgatgttTATGGGATCAAAGAGGGTTATACTCGAAGCTCATACTGCTGAACT carries:
- the LOC110665442 gene encoding uncharacterized protein LOC110665442 isoform X2 yields the protein MIMWLKPSLHWYVDFLQFQESLLHDAFLSHQVHLIWLTAQDALFDGLNMLLQEPSAFRGYLLLEFMLSFFYVLNFYMIRRDKNRTFLRVLKIDRLEPSELYILEDSTTYSESECCDLLRRIHEGNKSTGGLKFVTTCYGIVGKFNTLVWASSRPHSVLSWSAEVLARSKP
- the LOC110665442 gene encoding uncharacterized protein LOC110665442 isoform X1 is translated as MIMWLKPSLHWYVDFLQFQESLLHDAFLSHQVHLIWLTAQDALFDGLNMLLQEPSAFRGYLLLEFMLSFFYVLQNFYMIRRDKNRTFLRVLKIDRLEPSELYILEDSTTYSESECCDLLRRIHEGNKSTGGLKFVTTCYGIVGKFNTLVWASSRPHSVLSWSAEVLARSKP